The Pantoea phytobeneficialis genome has a segment encoding these proteins:
- a CDS encoding CsbD family protein, which yields MNKDEVSGNWKQFKGKVKEKWGKLTDDDMTVIEGKRDQLVGKIQERYGYAKDQAEREVKDWESHNKDYRW from the coding sequence ATGAACAAAGACGAAGTGAGCGGAAACTGGAAACAATTCAAAGGGAAAGTGAAAGAAAAATGGGGCAAGCTGACGGATGACGATATGACGGTCATTGAAGGGAAACGCGATCAGCTTGTCGGGAAAATTCAGGAACGCTACGGCTACGCAAAAGATCAGGCCGAGCGAGAAGTTAAAGACTGGGAAAGTCACAACAAGGATTATCGCTGGTAA